A stretch of DNA from Solea solea chromosome 20, fSolSol10.1, whole genome shotgun sequence:
AGAATTGTGTCCAAACGTTTGACTCAGGTCTGAACCCATGTACAAACATTTCTAAAGTGACATAGTTCATCAATATTTGAGTCAAACTGTCactaattgtttttctttttgtgtataAACCCAACCACAGGTTACTCACTAACAAAAAATGTGACAAGGAAatggaaataatgttttattttcccgtCCAacaaagaaactgaagtttatagagaaaatcagtgattttacatcacagggacacaggagttgttgatccactgctgcatccaTCAGTGAattcaaacgtgttatttttatgtttggAATTTCTTTGTCGAGAttgtccaaagtgacacaaacgtaccAAACGTGGGAGCGGtggacagcagctcctgtgtccctgcgagctaaaaacgatgattttctctatgagatTTGGTGCTGGAGAGcaagtggtttacagacttcagaaAGTCCGTCTTAAGAGCAAAATAAAGGGGTTAAACATATCCTAAAACAGGTTacataatttaaagaaaaaaggcaaGATTATACATCATTTGATGATCTTTATAGGCAGTATTCAAGTGTCCACACAAACCAGCATCATAAATAAACTGGGTCAAATAACTGAGTAACCCATCACAGGCATGAACTACTAAGTTTTTTCATAGCACATAATTCTATTGGTTTGAGTAAATGATAAATACATTAAAGAGAAAATATACTGCCGACCATCTGCCTTCCAGGTTTCACCAAAATGGTTCAAAGTGTCGTCTTGTAGTGATACTCATCGATGGTCGTGAAGACGTGGCCTTCGTTTAAAAGAAAAGCCAGCGATGATCTGCACAGACACAAGGACAAAACTCTTTCAATTATGTTCTACACTCTTTTCATCTTCATACACAGATCCTGGTTCCATGATTTCTTTGGATTCCTTTTTAACTAAGATCTTTGTTGTCATGCTTCATGTAAACATCTGCTCCAGCAAAGCCCCAAGGATTCTCAGTGAgcttaaggtctggactctgaaTAGAAGTTTTTATGTGGAATTATTCCAAGGTGAGCGGGTACCTGATGTCTGCCACGGCGATATGGTTCACCTCCGTCCTCAGGTCGTCAAAACTGATGCCAACGGTTTGGTCGGGGAACGTTCTGATCACATGGATGACCTGAGACGAGAAGCGAGACATTTGTGTCCAACCAGTGGCAGATGATCACTGCGTTAATGTCCTGGTGTCACAATCACGAtcatacattatttatatttaaatgaacaacTTCAGACACAAAGGGCAAGTCTTACTCGTGAAGGCCTCGCTCTATGACTAaatcagccaccagggggcaggaTATCAGCCTTATGTGCATGGAAAGACAAACTCTACCATTTCCCCAAAGACTACAATAGAAAACTTTACCTGCCAGATAAAGTGATGCCAATTGtttcattaatatttttttcaaaaatcattAATCATTTTCATGCATGGGTCGGTTCAAAAATACTACTATAATCaggacaatttaaataaaagtgaggGATTCATTTTATTAACTTTGACTTGaatcaactgaaaaaaaaaataataaaaaaaatagctgtaCGAGATTCtataactgtttaaaaaaaaaaaaaaaaaaaaacggatcGAGAACAGAAAACATTCAGACCAACTTTTACCTAATAGTTCTAATTGTCTAAGTTCGTCAGTTATATGATACTCAATATCATTTTTGGTCTGATACTGATCCAAATCACTGGATCACATATCAGTAAAATCTGATAACTTGCAAAAATCCTAAACTTCATTttgcacagacaaaaaaacaaaactaaatgagTAACAgatggagaattatgtctttgaaacagtttgaaatgacaaaagaaatgaCTGTGATCTCAGTATCAGACATGAAATCATGCCAATCACTTAGTCAGGTTTTAAAAATCCTTGAATTCCCCCTTTAATGtaaaattaagtaaaaacatttgttttctccaACCTGAGGTTTGGTTTTTTCCAGTCCTGAAATCATTTAAATCCACTGACCTGGTCCTGGATGGTGGACATACTTTGGACAAAGCGTCCAGACTGTGAGACCAGAGAGTTCATGTTCACGTCAAACTCCTGCGTTAACGACAAGAAAACtgcgtcaacaacaacaacaacaacaacaacaacaaacgttAAGATACAGTGTTTTCTTACAACCTCAAGATAGAATATTATGTCACCACCAAGGTTAGAAtatttgatgaaataaaaactaaaatcaaactgttaTAAAGTCAGATTTAGTTTGGGACAGACTCTGAAGGACGCATGACGAGTCAACAAAGTCTGAGCTACTTCAAAAAGGACACATTCCAAAAAGCGGAGAAAAACAAATCGTATTGGAACGTTTGTGTTCACCTTCACTGGAAGCTTCATATGGGCCTGAATCACCTCCAACATGTGGGACGTGATCTCATTCAGGTCCTTGATGCAACGGATGTTCATTGCCAgtagtgacctttgaccctaatagaaaaataaaagccGAGTTAGTGAGGAACCTTCGGCGAGGAGCGATTTCTTGTGCGCTTACCTACGTTGAAGTTGCGCAGACTCCCTGTAACCTTCACGTACGATCCAGGAGAAGCGACGCTCACCATCGCACAGTCCTGCAAGAAGGACAATTTTAAAAACCAGCATCATTTGTGTGCGGGGTTTTCATTTGTGAAGCCGTGAACAGAGCGAgctgatgattatgatgatgatgatgatgcacacTGGCCTCCGAGTTCACCCACTGCTTGACTTTGACCGGAGGAGCGGTCATGTCGTCCACGGAGAACTCCATGAAGGTCACGAACGGAGCGAATCCTCGGACGACGCCCACGACAgacacctgcagcagcagagagaacgTCAGATATTTAATGATGAGACGCACTGTAGGACGAGTGCATGCCTGCAAATGAAGGCTGAAAATGTTTACTTATAAagtagttcaggtttttttgaagGTAAGTTGCATGAAATAGCGACAAATTAAAACCCTGTCCTTCACGTGAAGTTTTCTAAAATCAATCAATGTTCATATAGCACTTTACAATATCTGcaaggtataaaaaaaaagaaagaattaaaaacactcaataaGTTAACAGGAGTAAAAAGGACAATAGAACTGTAAGAAAAACCAACATCATGAGAATCAAtaaaatttgaaaatgtataattgagaaaagagggaaactGTCAATGTGCTACGTAGTCTTAAAAGCCattctaaataaatatgtacggtggccctgaagtgcaaatcaccaccacaaaaaggacacaaaaacaaagagttgTCGCGTTTTCAGCTCCTGACATGACACGTTGtcgtgttttctgcttttgccGTTGTCACGTTTTCTACTTTTGCCGTCTTTTGCCGTTGtcgtgttttctgcttttgccATCTTTTGACGTTGTCGCGTTTTGACATTGTCGCATTTTCTGCTTTTGCCGTCTTTTGACGTTGTCGCGTTTTCTGCTTTTGTCGTCTTTTGTTGTCGTCACTTTTTCTGCTTCTGCCGTTTTCTGCTTTTGTCGTCACTTTTTCTGCTTCTGCCGTCTTGACGTTTTTTGCTTTTGCCATCTTTTGACTTTGTCGCGTTTTCTGCTTCTGTCATCTCTGCTTTTGCCGTCTTTTGTTGTCGTCACTTTTTCTGCTTCTGCCGTCTTGACGTTTTTTGCTTTTGCCATCTTTTGACTTTGTCGCGTTTTCTGCTTCTGTCATCTCTGCTTTTGCCGTCTTTTGTTGTCGTCACTTTTTCTGCTTCTGCCGTCTTGACGTTTACTGCTTTTGCCATCTTTTGATGCTGTTGCGTTTTCTCCTTTTGCTGTCGCCGCGGCTTCCGCTGACCTGATGAGCGTAAAAAccctttcattttcacatttaaaatcgAGGCTGTTGATGGCTTTAAATTTAAAGAGTAAAATCAATTCTGAAAATTAACCAGCAGCCAATGGAGTTCTAAAAAAACGGCAGGGACGTGTTCGCACCTTTggatatttgttaaaaaaaagtgagcagCTTCATTTTGAACCAGCTGGAGGCGCAAAAGAGGAAAACCAGCCAAGACCAACATAAAGTGCATTACAGTTGTCGAGTCTTGAGCTAATACATCATGGATTTAGCGAGTGTGGGGACCCCAACAAATTCACCTGTGGGTCTCGACCCACTCTCTAGGAAACACTGGATTAAAGTTGGGATTATTTTGAAAGACCTTAATCTAAACCAACAAtgtaaatttatttatttgtttttgccttGACTATGTCAAATATAAACTCAGATAATTAAAACGAAAAAGAGTTGATGAACAGATTTGTAAATGTatacaaattacaaataaaacgGTCATTTGtacataaaagtcatattttatgaatattgtatgattttctttttcctcatacCTGGAAGAGTTCACAGTCACCGATTACAAAGTTACCACTGCCGACGTGAGAGGCAGACAGAAGCTGTGACACGGTGCAGGGTAAAATCTGAAGAGTTGATTTCTGTGGCGACATCAGAGCAAAACAATCCATCAGATCACATCATATCATTTAACCCGCAACAGAAAGTGGACAGACCTTTGACATCATCTCTCTGCTGGACTGAGAACTGTCAACTGCGTCAGAGAAAGGGTAACAAACAAGAGTTAAATCATTAACTCAAACGACGACACGTTGTTGATAATTCAGAGGAAACATTGTCCCACCTCGTTTCCACATGATGAAGTCCTTCAGCGTCACAAGACGTCACACAGAACAAAGGCCAGGACACATGTCTCTGAAGGCAGCTGTGACCAGCAGGTGAAATGAATCATCACAATTACCCACAGTGCAATGCAGCACCAAGGAAAATATCAAGAGGGGGAGGAACTATAAGCAGGGGGCGGAACTTTGAGTTTACACAGAAAGAGAAGTagcaaaataaagaataatagtGAAATTTAACATGTGGGAACATGAACCTGTTACGCCTCAAAAGGGACCATGTGATCATCgttcactttcttcttctacaaAGTCAATTTTGCGGCGTGAAATGTATACAAAAAGTGTTGAATTAACACCAATTCTGATTAGGACGGAAGATATAATCAGGatttgtgtttaatgtttgaGTTTAATTGACTCTTAACAGATACTGTTAAATATCACATGAGAAcaatgttataataataataataataataataataataaatgtaatgtcatgttttgtttggGAATGTGGGACACAATattatttaaagacaaacaaagagaTAAGACAGAGTCCTAGTGTCCGACATCAGCAAATCAGGGTTGTACTTTGAACATCTTTTAACTGACTTATCGAAGCCACTGAGCAAcacctggggagcaatgggtgtTGGGTACCTTGCTTAAGACCCCCAGCCCTcttgacctggcagg
This window harbors:
- the LOC131447858 gene encoding replication protein A 32 kDa subunit-like, encoding MWKRVDSSQSSREMMSKKSTLQILPCTVSQLLSASHVGSGNFVIGDCELFQVSVVGVVRGFAPFVTFMEFSVDDMTAPPVKVKQWVNSEDCAMVSVASPGSYVKVTGSLRNFNGQRSLLAMNIRCIKDLNEITSHMLEVIQAHMKLPVKEFDVNMNSLVSQSGRFVQSMSTIQDQVIHVIRTFPDQTVGISFDDLRTEVNHIAVADIRSSLAFLLNEGHVFTTIDEYHYKTTL